A window of Variovorax paradoxus genomic DNA:
ACGGCGCCGCGGGGGCACTGGCGGCAAGAGGGGGCTTCGGGTGCGGGGTGGTGGTCTTCATGCGAAACGCCATTGTGTTGCATCCCGGGTGCCCGCGTCCCGATCGGGGGCGTCGCAAGGCATCGGCATATGCCCGAATACGCCTAAGCATCTGACAAATGGGTCGTTCGCGTGCGAACGGGAGAGCGCCAGAATCGCGCGCTTTGTCTCTCGCTACCGAAAGTCCATCATGCGCGCCCGTTCCCTGCTGACTCCGATATTCGCCCTGGGCGTGTTGTGGGCCGGCGTATCGCTCCCCCTGGCCGCGCAGGCGCAGCCCGCCGCCGGCGCTTACCCCTCGAAGCCGGTGCACATCACGGTCGCGAATACACCCGGCAGTTCGCCCGACGTGCTGGCCCGCTTCCTGGGGCAGCGGCTGTCGGAGCAGTGGAAGCAGCCGGTGGTGATCGACAACCGGGCCGGCGCGGCCGGCATCCTGGCGGCCGACGGCCTGGCCAAGGCGCAGCCCGACGGCTATTCGCTGCTGGTGGGCGCCGACGGGCCGATCACCATCCTTCCCAACATCCAGGCCGGCCTGCCCTACGACGCACGGCGCGACCTGGTGCCGGTGGTGTCGCTCGGCCAGATCGACTTCGTGCTGGTGGCCAACCCGAAGACGGGTTTTCGCACGGTGGCTGACTTCGTGCGCGCGGCCAAGGCCCATCCGGGGCGCATCAACTACGCCTCGGCCGGCAATGGCAGTCCGCAGCAGCTCAGCATGGAGCTGCTCAAGCAGAAGGCCGGTATTTACGTCACCCACATTCCGTACCGCGGCGGCCCGCTGGGCATGCAGGACGTGATTGCCGGCCAGGTCGACGTGATGTTCATCGCCGTGGGCCCGGCGCTGCCGCAGATCCGCAGCGGCCGGTTGGTGGCCCTGGGCACCAGCGGCGAGAAGCGCCATGCGCTGCTGCCCGAAGTGCCGACCGTGGGCGAGACCTATGCGGGCTACCGTTCGGGTACCTGGTTCGGGCTGTTCGCGCCGGCCCGCACGCCACAGCCGGTGATCGACGCCATCGCGGCAGATGCCGGCCGCATCGTGCAGACGCCGGCGGCCCGCGCCGAACTGGCGGCGCAGGGCATCGAGGCCACCGGCCATGCGCAGCGCCAGTTCCAGGCGCAGGTGTCGAGCGAATACGAGCGCTATGCGCAGATCGTGAAGGCGGTTGGCATCAAGGCCGAATAGGTCCCGCGGCCTGTCTCACTTGACGGACCGGGCCAGCGCCTTGGCGAAGGCTTCCACGTCTTCTTCGCGGCACGCCTCGGCGGCCAGCGGGGCATGGCCTTGCGCCACCGCCGCAAGCGCGATGGCCTTCTTGGGGCACAGGCCCAGGCAGCTGCACTGCACCACGCGCAGCCGCGCGGGCAGGTGCGACAGGCCGTGCTTCAGCTCCTTGCGGACCTGCTTGGCCCCGAGTTTCGTGGGGCCGTCCTTGCGTTCTTCGCAGTCGCCGCACACCAGCACGATGCCGGCCAGCTTGGTCTCTACCAGGGGAGGGGAATGGCTCACGCGAGGTTCCTTGGTGTCTTTGCAAAGCATGTTGGGCGCCGCGCAACCATGTGCAAGTCAGCCAACCGGCCGTTTCCATGCCTCTGGCGGGCCCCGAATGCGCTAAGGTCCGGTCATCCGCCTTTCTGAATACCTTTGCCCGACCATGTCCCGTCCCCCGATCGAGATAGAAACCGCCCCCAACCCCACCGCCACGGTGATCGTGATGCACGGCCTGGGCGCCGACGGCAACGACTTCGTGCCGATTGCCAACGAACTCGACCTGGCGGCCGTGGGCCCGGTGCGCTTCGTGTTTCCCAATGCGCCCGTCATTCCGGTGACCATCAACGGCGGCTACCAGATGCCCGCCTGGTACGACATTGCCGTGGCCGATCTCGCGGCGCGCGAGGACGAAGCCGGCCTGCGCCGTTCGCAAGCCGCCATCGAGACACTCATCGCCAGCGAGAAGGTCCGTGGCATCGCCGCCGACCGCATCGTGGTGGCGGGCTTCTCGCAAGGCTGCGCCATGTCCCTCATGACGGGCCTGCGCCACACCGAGCGGCTGGCGGGCATCGTCGGCCTCTCGGGCTACCTGCCGATTGCCGCCACCACCGCGGCCGAGCGCCACGCCGCCAACCACGAGACGCCGGTTTTCCTGGCGCACGGCCGGCAAGACCCGGTGGTGCCGCTGGCCGCCGCCGTGCGCTCGCGCGATGCGCTCACCGCCCTGGGCTACACCGTCGAGTGGCACGAGTACACGATGGCGCACTCTGTGTGCATGGAAGAAATTGCCGACCTGAACCGCTTTCTTCTGCGGGTGCTCGGCTGAAGGAGACAACCCCATGATCCTGGTCATCGGACACGCGCTGGCAAAGCCCGACACCCTGCAGGCGATGCTGGCCATCAGCACCGAGCATGTGCAGCGTTCGCGCGCCGAGCCCGGCTGCATCTCGCATGAAGTCACCACCGACGTGCTCCAGCCGCTGCGCCTGACCTTCGTGGAGCGCTGGAGCGACATGGCCGCGCTGCAGACGCACTTCCGGGTGGACGCCTCGCGCGCCTTCGGCAAGGCGCTGGCGGCCATGGCCGACGGCACGCCGGAGATTCATGTCTACCAGTCCGACGAGATCGACCTCTCGGCGGGCCGCGCCAAGGCCTGATTCCGGCGCATCGCCCAAGCATTCGACCCCCGTGGCGTCTATGCGCGAAGCTATCAAAAAAATAGCGCCCGGCAGGCTAGCCGAACGCGGGATTCCCTGCGCAAGCAACGTGCGCGCACCCGTGCTACCTTCCAGCCCCTCAGAAGATTGATGGGTCATAACAATATGAGCAACAGATTGCAGGAGAGGTTGGGTGCTCTTTCAGCGACACGACTGAAAGGCATGCGACGCGGAATCGAGAAGGAAAGCCTGCGCGCGCTGCCGGACGGCAAGCTCGCGCTCACGCCCCATCCCATAGCCCTGGGCTCCGCGCTCACGCATCCGCACATCACGACCGACTTCAGCGAATCGCAGCTCGAACTCATCACGGGCGTTCACGGCGGCGTGGAGTCGGCCCTGGAAGAGCTCACGCGGGTGCACCAGTTCACCTACCGCGTTCTCGACGGATTGGGCGACGAGCGCCTCTGGGTGTCGAGCATGCCCTGCGGCCTGCCGACCGACGAGACCATTCCGATCGGCCGCTATGGCTCGTCGAACGTGGGCCGCGCCAAGAGCGTCTACCGCATGGGCCTGAGCCACCGCTATGGCCGCCGCATGCAGACCATTTCGGGCATCCACTACAACTGGTCGCTGCCCGACGTGTCGAGCGAACAGTACTTCGCGCTGATCCGCAATTTCCGCCGCCACGCCTTCCTGCTGCTGTACCTGTTCGGCGCTTCGCCGGCGCTGTGTTCGAGCTTCGTGGCGGGCCGCCCGCACGAGCTGCAGCCGCTAGGCGACGGCAGCATGTTCATGCCGCACGGCACCTCGCTGCGCATGGGCCGCCTGGGCTACCAGAGCGACGCGCAGGCCTCGCTGGCCGTGAGCTACAACAGCCTCGAGGGCTACGGCGCCTCGCTGCAGGACGCGCTCACGCGCCCGTGGCCTGCGTACGAATCCATCGGCATCCGCAACCTGGGTGGCGACTACAACCAGCTGGGCACCAGCCTGCTGCAGATCGAGAACGAGTTCTACGGCACCATCCGCCCCAAGCGCGTCATCAACCCCGGCGAACGCCCGCTGCATGCGCTGCGCGAGCGCGGCGTGGAATACGTCGAAGTTCGGCTGATGGACCTCGACCCCTTCGAAACCGTCGGCATCAATGCGCAAACCATGCGCTTCATCGACGTGTTCCTGCTGCACTGCCTGCTGAGCGACAGCCCCGACGACACGCCGCAGGAAATCGCCGACCTCGCGCGCAACCAGCACCTGACGGCCGCGCGCGGCCGCGAGCCGGGCTTGCGTCTCGCGCGCGGCGGCAGCGAAGTGACGCTGGCCGACTGGGGCGTGGAACTGGCCGAGCAGTGCCTGCCGATTGCCGCGGCACTCGACGCGGCGCACGGCGGCGGCACGCAGCACGCCGACGCGGTGCGCGCCGCCCTGGCCGCGCTGCAGGACCCCGACAGCCTGCCTTCGGCACGCGTGCTGGCCGCCATCGAGCAGCAGCATGGCAACTCTTTTGTCGGCTTCGTTCGCGCCCAGTCGGAGCAGACCCGCGCCGCGCTGCTCGCGTTGCCGTTCTCGGCCGAGCAGCAGGCCGCGTTCGAGCGCATGACGGCCGAGTCGATCCAGGAGCAGAAGCGCATCGAGGCCGCCGACACCATGCCCTTCGAGATCTACCGCGAGCAGTACGTGTCGCCCGCGCGCCTGGGCATGACGCGCGGCCGCGTGGCGGCGCTGGCCGCGTAGGCCTTTGGGCCCAACGCGGGGCTGCGGGCGCGGCCCCGCCCCTCGCATGCCGACAGGCGTGCTGGCCGATGGCCTACAGGCATTGGCCCGCATGGCCCACCGCGTGCGCGGCCAGGGCGGAGACCATGTGTCCCATGTCCTGCCCATCTTCGACCCTCTGTTGTATTTCCCGGCCCGCCGCCGGGGTGGCGGTATCGCCATGAGCTTCAAGGCCTACCTCGTCGAAGACAGCCCCGTGATCCGGGAGAACCTCGTCGGTTTCCTGCAGGACGTGGCCGATGCCGAGGTCGTGG
This region includes:
- a CDS encoding Bug family tripartite tricarboxylate transporter substrate binding protein — translated: MRARSLLTPIFALGVLWAGVSLPLAAQAQPAAGAYPSKPVHITVANTPGSSPDVLARFLGQRLSEQWKQPVVIDNRAGAAGILAADGLAKAQPDGYSLLVGADGPITILPNIQAGLPYDARRDLVPVVSLGQIDFVLVANPKTGFRTVADFVRAAKAHPGRINYASAGNGSPQQLSMELLKQKAGIYVTHIPYRGGPLGMQDVIAGQVDVMFIAVGPALPQIRSGRLVALGTSGEKRHALLPEVPTVGETYAGYRSGTWFGLFAPARTPQPVIDAIAADAGRIVQTPAARAELAAQGIEATGHAQRQFQAQVSSEYERYAQIVKAVGIKAE
- a CDS encoding alpha/beta hydrolase — protein: MSRPPIEIETAPNPTATVIVMHGLGADGNDFVPIANELDLAAVGPVRFVFPNAPVIPVTINGGYQMPAWYDIAVADLAAREDEAGLRRSQAAIETLIASEKVRGIAADRIVVAGFSQGCAMSLMTGLRHTERLAGIVGLSGYLPIAATTAAERHAANHETPVFLAHGRQDPVVPLAAAVRSRDALTALGYTVEWHEYTMAHSVCMEEIADLNRFLLRVLG
- a CDS encoding putative quinol monooxygenase → MILVIGHALAKPDTLQAMLAISTEHVQRSRAEPGCISHEVTTDVLQPLRLTFVERWSDMAALQTHFRVDASRAFGKALAAMADGTPEIHVYQSDEIDLSAGRAKA
- the gshA gene encoding glutamate--cysteine ligase codes for the protein MSNRLQERLGALSATRLKGMRRGIEKESLRALPDGKLALTPHPIALGSALTHPHITTDFSESQLELITGVHGGVESALEELTRVHQFTYRVLDGLGDERLWVSSMPCGLPTDETIPIGRYGSSNVGRAKSVYRMGLSHRYGRRMQTISGIHYNWSLPDVSSEQYFALIRNFRRHAFLLLYLFGASPALCSSFVAGRPHELQPLGDGSMFMPHGTSLRMGRLGYQSDAQASLAVSYNSLEGYGASLQDALTRPWPAYESIGIRNLGGDYNQLGTSLLQIENEFYGTIRPKRVINPGERPLHALRERGVEYVEVRLMDLDPFETVGINAQTMRFIDVFLLHCLLSDSPDDTPQEIADLARNQHLTAARGREPGLRLARGGSEVTLADWGVELAEQCLPIAAALDAAHGGGTQHADAVRAALAALQDPDSLPSARVLAAIEQQHGNSFVGFVRAQSEQTRAALLALPFSAEQQAAFERMTAESIQEQKRIEAADTMPFEIYREQYVSPARLGMTRGRVAALAA